One window from the genome of Paracoccus zhejiangensis encodes:
- a CDS encoding RNA degradosome polyphosphate kinase has protein sequence MTQADFLRNPFPTAQEVPGGTPEGPARFFNRELSWLSFNWRVLDEARNERVPLLERLRFLSISATNLDEFYTVRVAGLRELVREGNGVPSDDGLTPSEQLMLINADARRLMGAQQAVWNRLRRAMAEQGLTILEREDVTAEEMTYLSRYFQDSVFPVLSPLAIDPAHPFPFIPNAGFSLALELVRDRDDRRMQALLPIPAQLARFIRLPGTERFLRLEDLLLMNLASLFPGYRDNGHCAFRVLRDSDLEVEEEADDLVREFETALKRRRRGSVVRLKITAGAPERMRALIMEELEVHPDEMVEVQGLLGMADLSELVLDNRRELLWPGFTPRVPERVQDHDGDMFAAIRQKDMLLHHPYETFDMVIRFLAQAARDPDVLAIKQTLYRTSRDSPIVEALCEAAESGKSVTALVELKARFDEAANIRQSRRLERSGAHVVYGFVNLKTHAKISSVVRREGDRLVTYTHFGTGNYHPITARIYTDLSLFTCDPALGRDAIKVFNYLSGYVSPEGLENLSISPVDLKEDLLAMINREAELARQGRPAAIWAKMNALIEKDVIEALYAASQAGVKISLVIRGICGVRPGIKGLSENIRVKSIVGRYLEHSRIVCFGNGHGLPSEKARVFFSSADWMGRNLSFRVETLVECKNETVKAQIVSQIMAANMADEAQSWILQPDGRYIRYLPTGRDDLFNCHRFFMANPSLSGRGTAGHRDVPALTHSSD, from the coding sequence ATGACCCAGGCCGATTTCCTTCGTAACCCCTTTCCCACGGCACAAGAAGTTCCCGGCGGTACGCCCGAGGGGCCGGCGCGCTTTTTCAACCGCGAACTCAGCTGGCTCAGCTTCAATTGGCGGGTGCTGGACGAGGCCCGGAACGAGCGCGTGCCGCTGCTGGAGCGCCTGCGCTTCCTGTCGATCAGCGCCACCAACCTTGACGAGTTCTACACCGTCCGCGTGGCCGGCCTGCGCGAACTGGTGCGCGAGGGCAATGGCGTGCCCTCGGATGACGGGCTGACGCCCTCGGAACAGCTGATGCTGATCAATGCCGATGCCCGCCGGCTGATGGGTGCGCAGCAGGCGGTCTGGAACCGGTTGCGCCGCGCCATGGCCGAGCAGGGGCTGACCATCCTCGAGCGCGAGGACGTGACCGCCGAGGAAATGACCTATCTGAGCCGCTATTTTCAGGACAGCGTCTTCCCGGTGCTCTCGCCACTGGCCATCGACCCGGCCCATCCCTTTCCCTTCATCCCCAATGCCGGCTTCTCGCTGGCGCTTGAGCTGGTGCGCGACCGCGACGACCGGCGGATGCAGGCGCTCTTGCCGATCCCGGCGCAGCTGGCGCGCTTCATCCGCCTGCCGGGGACCGAGCGTTTCCTGCGGCTGGAAGACCTGCTCTTGATGAACCTTGCGAGCCTGTTTCCCGGCTACCGCGACAATGGCCATTGCGCCTTCCGCGTGCTGAGGGACAGCGATCTGGAGGTCGAGGAAGAGGCCGACGACCTGGTGCGCGAATTCGAGACCGCGCTGAAGCGCCGCCGCCGTGGCAGCGTGGTGCGGCTGAAGATCACCGCCGGCGCACCCGAGCGGATGCGGGCGCTGATCATGGAGGAACTCGAGGTCCATCCCGACGAGATGGTCGAGGTGCAGGGCCTTCTGGGCATGGCCGACCTGTCGGAACTGGTGCTGGACAACCGCCGCGAGCTGCTGTGGCCCGGTTTCACGCCGCGCGTGCCGGAACGGGTGCAGGACCATGACGGCGACATGTTCGCGGCGATCCGGCAAAAGGACATGCTGCTGCATCACCCCTATGAAACCTTCGACATGGTGATCCGCTTTCTGGCGCAGGCGGCGCGCGATCCCGATGTGCTGGCGATCAAGCAGACGCTCTATCGCACCTCGCGCGACAGCCCGATCGTCGAGGCACTGTGCGAGGCGGCGGAATCGGGCAAGTCGGTGACCGCGCTGGTGGAACTGAAGGCGCGCTTTGACGAGGCCGCCAATATCCGCCAGTCGCGGCGGCTGGAACGCTCGGGTGCGCATGTCGTCTATGGCTTCGTGAACCTCAAGACCCATGCCAAGATCAGCAGCGTGGTGCGGCGCGAGGGCGACCGGCTGGTCACCTATACCCATTTCGGCACCGGCAATTACCACCCGATTACCGCCCGCATCTATACCGACCTGTCGCTGTTCACCTGTGACCCGGCGCTGGGACGCGATGCGATCAAGGTGTTCAACTATCTCTCGGGCTATGTCAGCCCCGAAGGTCTGGAAAACCTGTCGATCAGCCCGGTGGACCTCAAGGAAGACCTGCTGGCGATGATCAATCGCGAGGCGGAACTGGCGCGCCAGGGCCGGCCCGCCGCGATCTGGGCCAAGATGAACGCGCTGATCGAGAAGGACGTGATCGAGGCGCTTTATGCCGCCAGCCAGGCCGGGGTGAAGATCAGCCTGGTCATTCGCGGCATCTGCGGCGTGCGCCCGGGCATCAAGGGCCTGTCCGAGAATATCCGGGTGAAATCCATCGTCGGTCGCTACCTGGAACATTCGCGCATCGTCTGCTTCGGTAATGGCCATGGCCTGCCCTCGGAAAAGGCGCGGGTGTTCTTTTCCTCGGCCGACTGGATGGGGCGGAACCTGTCCTTCCGGGTGGAAACGCTGGTCGAGTGCAAGAACGAGACGGTGAAGGCGCAGATCGTCAGCCAGATCATGGCGGCGAACATGGCCGACGAGGCGCAAAGCTGGATCCTGCAGCCCGACGGGCGCTATATCCGCTACCTGCCGACCGGGCGCGATGACCTGTTCAACTGTCATCGTTTCTTCATGGCAAATCCATCATTGTCGGGTCGCGGCACGGCGGGGCATCGCGACGTGCCGGCGCTGACCCATTCGTCGGATTGA